From Quercus robur chromosome 8, dhQueRobu3.1, whole genome shotgun sequence:
ttgaaaagaaaagagaggaaagagagagaatgtaaaaattttaagaaaaggaaaaaataatgaatcaaaAGAAAGCATATCATACTACCaagtacaacaacaacaaagtcttagtcccaaaatttttggaGTTAGCTGTGGATCTTTAATAGATTAGTCAGGATCGGCCACATATTTACCACCAAGTAGGAGAGCAAGAAATTTAAATGAGtgtattttgttataatatcTATTGTGTGTATAAGAATCAAGGCTCTATCTCAAACATATTATGCCTTTTCGTTTCAAACTATGTTCTTATTCATTTCAACTTTAGCAATGCGTGTTGCCACGTTGAAAAGCATTGAGACATgcgttattattatttttttaattcattttcctAAAGAACCACCATCATTAATAGTGGGTCTCAATTTAGTAAAAACACTAAGACCACTACCAATAGGAGCATGGGCAtggttgttgttttcttttctttttaactttttataaatattttaaattcatttagatcaagtttcaaaattcgTGTGTATAATTTTCTAGAAACTTTAGAATTGTAGAACTTCTATTAATGGTCATAATTTTGGCTACCGGCCAAGGTATAATAGTTACGAAGTGTGAAAGATGGAACTCTTGAGGATGTaagttaatgaaaaaaaaaaaaaaaaaaaaatcaatcctgAATCCCAAGCATATTGTTTTGAACTGTATGCAGTCGAGGTATTCATCATAATAACAAGTTCAATGAAATTGTGCCTATATGCCTAAATGGACCTTTTCACACCAAAATTAGATCCAATCtaaaacaaattttcttttatacttttttttttcaaatgatgtCCCAGTTCTTTCAACATTTGCAACACTTTTCACCACGCTGCGAAGCATGGTGGCATGTGCTATTGTATTATTTTAGTTTCATTAATATTATCATCAAAAGTAAGTGGTGTAATATAGTTAAAACATATTACTACTACAAGTGGAAGCATGTTGTAATGCACATTTCTTAGCTTTAATTAATTGAGAACTGCTATTAAAGGTGAATGAGTCTAAGTTACTAGTAAAACTAGAAGAGTTAAAATTTGCTATTACAGTTTTTGCCTTTTGGTTCTACATATGGCCCTGCTACTAGGTGAGAAAGATGAATCAACTATTCAAACATTATTTGGTAAGTAACCATTTTATATAGAGTCAAGATATTCAACATAATTATCACGTTAAATGTAAATGTGCTGATTTATGTACAATAGTTTGTTTATAGAAggtatgtttttttaattttatttttattgaatggtAACTTACACAAGCACCTGATGGgccttgaacccatgaccttaCCCTCCACCTATAACTTATAAGGGAAGGAGGTGTcagttgagctagagctcattggtaTTTATACAAGGCCAGTCTcctttttatatgaatttttctCTGCTTCCATTCAAGCTTCACTCCAGTTTCTTTCAATTGTTGCAATATGTGTCATCATGCTGTAAAGTTTGGTGGTCAGAGTGCTAGGTCTTTTATAATTGGAAGTGTGTAGGTGGATGTATAGTTAATCAACATTGTCATCAAAAGTCATTAGTCTGATTTACTAGAAACACTGGACCATTGAACCACTAGTAGAGGTTGCAATGTAGTGCTACGATGGTTGAACCTATCATCTCTAGCAGATGAGTAAGATGGAACTCTACTGTTTGAAACAAACAGAAGTCAGTTGAAATATAATGAATGTGTTGGTTGAAAATTCTTTTATTGTGTGGTTTTTTGTTACTCCTTCAATTCCATTTTTATTGTCCGCTGTTTCTTTTTGGGATGTCTCGAATTAATGTCCACTTTGAAAAGTTAACGAGcataatttgaataaatttactaatgttgccttttattttattgaaaatgttaGTGCCTcttctcctttctctttctttgaattAAAATTAACGAGGGTCATGTTGGACACCTATACCTTTTTATTTGATAGAAATGCATTAAATGATTTCCTTTTAAAAAGTTGGATTTTTTAAGGTGGACAAACAAAAGAGATGGAGGAAGTATTTAAAATGCTGAAAGGTTTTCACCTACAATCCTTAATTGCCAGAGTTGACAAGGGCAGTCTTGAAATTAGCTGAGAAAAGGGTCCTCcttatttaaaagttaaatCAAAGATTGTGATGGTCATCCTTCATAAGGCTTAAAAGTGCTTAGCAGCTGAATATTTGTGGCAGCTAAACTTAGGGATTACAATTCAAGGAGTTTACTATTATAAATGGAGCCTTAGGACTTACTGACTCAAATTAATGTAGAGTAACTTTATGGATTGAATAAAGTAACTTGGAAAAGAAATGACAGAATTAAGGGTTGTTGTGGAGCCCATAATTTCAgataaatcaaataaagaagGTATTTTCCTGGGTTATATGCCTTACTCAGTGAAAGATCTCCTAGCCTGTTGGAGAGGCAGCTTCAAAGGCAATCAAAGATATCACGTGTGGAATGCTATCCCGCTATGCCTAATCTGGTCTTTTTGGAAGGAAAGCAATGCTAGATCATTTGATGGGATTCAAGCATCTTTGCTTCATTTGAAACTCTGCTTTCTTAGATCTTTGTTTAATCGGTTGAGGAGTATGGGAGattgttgttgttcttcttttttagggTTCTTGAATCTTTGTGATTTTAGGTCTTAATTTGTTGCGTTGCCCTTGTATTCTCCTTATGTACTCGGGTTTCTCCCTTcttcaattcaataaaatttcattatgtAAAAATTTAACAAGGCTATTTCAATTTTACACCATTATTACATAGGTTTTGTTTCAAAGTACCCAATCAGATTGTCTTCTTTAAGTACCTAACCACTACATTATGGTCGTTTTTCAAAATAGTTGCTATGTAGTGTTAGAGGGACTCATGGCTGTGGCATGTGGAAGAATATTAGAGCAGGTGcagagatttttttattttttatttttttatattcctcTAAAGGACCTTTATCCTGATCTGTTTGCATGTTCTGTGTCTAAAGAAGCTTGAATTTCTGACTTGGTTTTTTATGCTTCAGAGGGGGAAGTAGGAGCTGGAATTTACAATTCCACTGTGCTTTTCATGACTGGGAGTTAGAGGGTGTGTAAACTTTCTTTGAGCTTCTTTATACCAAATTGCCAAGGGGTGAGGTTGATGATCATTTGACTTGGAAATTGACTCGGTCAGGAGTTTATGATGTGTGCtcctattataattttttgtctGATCCTCCTAATGCTTCTTTCccttggaagagtatttggCGAATAAAGGCACCTAAAAGAGTGTCTTTCTCTTTATGGACAACGGCCTGGGATAGGATTCTTACCATTGATAATCTTGTTAAGAGGGGATTGCCCCTAGTTAATTGGCATTGCTTGTGTCGATGTGATGGGGAAACTGTGGACATCATTGTTTGCTCATACTTTGTGGagtgaagtttttttttatgtttgggaTTTAGTGAGTGATGATGCCAAAGGAGgttgtttctttactttttgCATGGAGGAATTTGTTGGGGAAACAGTTTTCAAGTATTTGGAATATGGTACCAGCTTGTTTAATGTGGTTGATTTGGCAGGAGTGCGATACCCGTACTTGAAGATATGGAGAGACCTTTAGATTATTTGAGGTCTCTGTTACTTgggactttgtttgagtggtcttGTGTTTGGGGCTATACACGTTGTACTTCCATTTCTGATTTCCTAGAATCTactaatttttctatttgatttgtTGTAATTGTTTCAAGTACAGAGTGTTCATCATCGTGAACACGATGTTActtttttctcaataaaatctctattacctataaaaaaaaaaaaagttgatatgtAGTGACTGAAAAATTCATTTAGGTAGATGAGAGCCATGAGGCGCTTGAATGAAAGAAACATAGAGAGTAGTCTTCtttttgctcaaagcttgtttGTATATAAATTACTATGAGGGCCATTCTtatgaaaatgtaaaataatcATAGGGAGTTTTAAATTTAAGCTATACATTTGGATAATACCTGcacataaatttaatttatttagctAGTGCTGTGCATAACTAACATGAAGTCTATATtgtgtgtacttggttttcAATTAGTATGATTACCACAACAGATtgcttttttgaaaaactagTGTGGGGAGCCAATTTTTACCTGCCGTAGGCAGTTTGATGAATTATGTGTATTGTCACATAGAATTGAGATACATACATGCTAGATGTGGAAGCTTATAAGAATGATTTTTCCTTGCCATTTGTCCACTAATTTCATACaaatttttaacctttttatattcttttcctATTCTCTCCCATTTCGCACTCTACTTAtcctttttaaaattatcaGGGATCTACCGATTCTCAACTACCTCCATTGCGTCTGTATAGTATAAATGTGGGCCAATGGGATGATCCAAAAGTGGCTAATCGACAATGTGGCCAATGTGGTAAAGTTGGGAATTTGACTTGTTTCTCAGCTAGTTTCCGCAAATGGGTATGTTTGACTATCAATTTCTCTGCTTACTTTCCTCAATATTTCCTTCAATTCATACAGTATCTTTTGTATTAACTTTATTTCTTACCTTATGTACTAATTCTTGGAATATTCAGGCACTTAGGAGAGCTACAAAAGAAGAGCTCAAGCAACACTGCAGCCGCTGTGATGAATTTGGACATAACTGTTTGAGTTGTTCCATGCCCATGACTGATGAATGGGTACTTTTACTTAACATTTATCCACCCATTATCTTGGTATTCGttacaaaattttgacaatgttttttctcatttaaatctttcacctttttttttttttttttcttttttcttctttacatgGAATTTTCAGGAACGGTTTCCTAAACCTCGACCAACTAAAGCTGCTCCAGCTGGCCCCATCAAATCTCCAAGGAAAACAAGGAAACCACCACACTGCAGTGAATGTGGTGCAGCAGGACATAATCGACGGAGTTGTATAGTCCGTCGCATAATCATGAAATGAGTTGTTTATGTTTTTCCTTATGCTGAACTTGTAAACATCTGTACCTTGCTTATGTTTGTTCTGGTTTTCAGTTCAACTTGATTTTGACCATTTGAGACATTTCAATGGCTTTTGGTGCTTGGAACTAAAAGTTAAATCTATTCAGATAAGAGTCTTGAATATATAGACTTCTAATGCCCCTCCCCCCACTCCTTTTTATTGTTCTAGTCATCTTTGATAATGTTAGAAGTAAAATTGATATTATTTCAGGATCTGAAAACTGTGAAGTTATAATgtaaaatggaaaatttaataAGGTTAGAACATTTTGAGGTGTGTTATAACTATGCATATTGTCACCTATGACCAATTCGTTGAGTCTTCTTGTCAGTGCCAAGTTCTCAAGcatgtttattttttaggaCTAAACCTCAATAGATGGCCATAAAGTTAAATCCTCAATCTGTTTCTTTAATGTGCAGATTGGCAAAAATGATGGTCTGAAAAAGGAAATCCACTCTGCACTCATGATTAATAAATGGCAGATGCCTGGCATTCATGAGCTGGTATTGCTGTAGTGAACTAGTGGTTTTCTTTGGGGCTGTCTAATTTGACggttaaaaacattttttaactGAAGGAATTGAAGTCATGAGCTGGTTGCATTATTGCTGCCATGTCATGGGCCGTGGGCTAGTTAGCGTATGGCTCAAAGCTCACATTACCAAtttatgaattaaaattttcattttcattttttaacttGAATTACGTACATGTATAACTTTGAAGGAAATGTTGGCCATCTAAATTGGAGTCATATAAGGGTTATCAAATAGTCCATGGCCCATGGTCCGACCTAAAAACCCGACAGCCCATCAGGCTAATGGGCGGTCCGGCCTGTTGTTTTTGAGGCCCATGGGTAGCCCACTAGCCCAGCTCGTTGGCCCAACCCATTGCCCAGTCCATTAACttagaattaataacaaaaatatataggagaTGTATGAAGGATTGATCTTGAGATATTGTAGAGATATTTCTTAAAAGAACTCTCTCAACCACTAAGATACTTCGAGTAATTGTGCTAAACTTagtttattaaatatatatttttctagtagtctagcaaatttgaattaaccatttgatattttttttattaaagataaaaataaaaaactatttgaagccttaattaaaaataataataataagtttccatcaacaaaacaaaaaattaaattgatttgactgtaaaaaaaaaaagttgtaattaagtattaaattctttgattctttcctttaaaaaaaatagattgattattcccttataaaaaatgattctttctttataaaaataataaaataatatgctaaCACAATCCCATTGGTAGCCCATTAGACCCAACCTAATAGCCTAGCCCATTTTAGACAAAATGGGCACTGCCCATGGGTAGGGTTGTAGGCTGGGGTTTTCTCTTTTGGCCTACCCGACCCAACCCGTTAACTAGTTAATAGTCCATTGTGCCCCTGGGCCAAGTAGAAATGGGCCGGGCCAGCCCATTAACGACCCTTAGAGTCATATAACTCACTAGATATGAGGTCAAAactcttcaaaataaaatcatagtATTCTAAAACACCACTATTGTTTTCAAGATTTTAGAATGGACTTAAGGTAGTTTTGTTTCACTAAGGTTTTTAGTTGTCCAGTTAGAAAGGGATAGTCATTTCAAAGTTAGAAAAGGTATGCTTAAAGGTTCGAAGTGATAGTTTAATTGTGGAGGTTAGACCTGGCAAATAGGTTGGGTTGATTGGATTTGACTTTGGTCTAGTTTGATTTGAGCCAAATCAAGTTCGGGTTAGAAATAAGTTctcttaaatgagttgaaaaatcCATAATACCTACCTAGTCTTTTTAGGATTTGATCAacccgatctctctctctctttctctctctctctcacatatataaaatttcacaaaaaaagaaCCTAATGATActgtttttttcctctatttaatacaaataaaagaacaaataaacaaaaacattatGCATATAACGTTGAGCATGTGTGTATTTGCCTTCAAAATGTCATTTGATTTGACTAATACACATAAGATTGTAGAGGGAACAATTTGTCATCAACTGGCCATGAACAGATTATCAATTGAGTTGGGAATGAGTTTAGTAGTTTTGTAGAATTTAGGGATGGTAACGATGGAAGGTGGCAGTGATGGCCAAATCTCTATATCAAGTATCGAAAACAAAAATTCACTTTGATAAAAGGTCAACCTATGTGACTTGGGAGTCAACTTGACTTTATATTTCAATAGATCGGGTTTGAGTTGACCCTTTTTTTATGGGTCAAAAAATCCTCACCAATACCCATATTTTCTCTTTGGATTCAAGAAGGTTATTTGGTCCGAGTCGAATTTAGCCAGGTTTAAGGAAATCTAATGTGCATACCCATGTTTTGCcctaatcaaatatatttgacatggaattcctaaaatttaacAAGATAAGAGGGTCTTCAATGTATAATATTTAACGAGTTGAGAAAGTTTAGTTGCACAACAAAATTGTGGTGACTATGTATAatctatattatttaatttctttttgacGACTGACATCTTAGCTTCCtgtgaaaaataaatgttatgACTAACGAGATTTTGTTATGGTCGTAGAAGAAATCTAAGGAATATGGATCGGAGTCTTTGGAAAAGGTTTTTATAATGGGCAGTTGttgttttcaataaataaaaacgaCTGTCGTTTGATGATATAATTAAAACATTTTATCTTCTTGGTCCGCAAGGTAGAGACCCAAGAATCTGAATAATAAGCAAAAAACTCTGCCGCCGTTTCAAAGAACTTTAAACGGAGAAAAATAAGTGAGCGATCCTCCAAACGACGGCGTTGCAGCTTTTTGAAGAATTGGAATCGACGTCGTATCGAAGGTTTCTATATTCCAATCTCTTTGCAATTTTCTCTGCTATTTCATTTCTGCAACAACGGAATGGC
This genomic window contains:
- the LOC126696983 gene encoding uncharacterized protein LOC126696983, coding for MAAGNSKNLMPTEVKEEEMESDTESVGSTDSQLPPLRLYSINVGQWDDPKVANRQCGQCGKVGNLTCFSASFRKWALRRATKEELKQHCSRCDEFGHNCLSCSMPMTDEWERFPKPRPTKAAPAGPIKSPRKTRKPPHCSECGAAGHNRRSCIVRRIIMK